The Arachis ipaensis cultivar K30076 chromosome B07, Araip1.1, whole genome shotgun sequence genomic interval CGAAATAGTGAATTTCGAGAAAtattatattcaaaatttaatGAGTTTATATTTCAAATAATAAAGTTTGTATCGAGAAGGGTTTTTGTCAAGAAACGAGATTTAGTCAAGGTGCTCAGTcgaagaataaaattttttggaGTGTATTTTAGCAGTTACACAAGTTATACAGAAAGAGCGGGAACAATTATTCAAGGATTGACGCACGTGGAAGTTacatttgaatttgattggaTGAAAACTTCTATGAATAAAGgaaagatcaaataaacaaaggTTGGAACTTTACTTTAGAAAAATACTCAAGTACACTCACATCCCAAGGAATTTTTGAATCTGCATTTAAGTCATTTTTCTGTAGGGTTTCTTCCATCGTTTTTAAAttacatttacatttcttgtaactTTTATTTTTCGTGCAAATTTACCTTTCAAGCAACATTTATTCTTTCTGTTCTCTTTTAAGATTcatcatttttattttcaaattcaaagtCATTTGATCTTGTCCAAGGCAATTTActactttatttaaattcaatacaATTTCTTTTGATTCCAgtcaatttattttcaaagtttattttgtttatttttcagatttttttattttgttttatcgaaaaggttcttttattatttacttttattgaTGTATTTAAATTTTAGGCCTAGTTCGATGGTTACTTGGACATAGTTGGAGAGTGCTTTCCACCTACAATTCTATAGAGGAGAGTTGAACATAACAGTTACTGATTTGGTGGCTTTGAAACGTGGCGAAGGAGAAACCATTGACGATTATATGATCCGTTTCAAAAATGCCAGGAGTCGATGTTATGTATCTCTCCCAGAAAGTGAGGTGGTGAAGATAGTAATTATGGGGTTAGGTTTTTATGAAAGGGTACGCCAGGTTGAAATTAtgcgaaaagaaaaagaaaagtataaaaGTGAAAGAAAACTGAAAAGTAAATCTTACCCTCGAAAAGAGAAAGTGTCATATGTCGTAATGGAATCCTCAAATGaggaatttgattttgaaacagGGGTCGATTTGGTTGAATTAAAGAAGGGGCCACCTTATGTTGTTATTTACTTAAGAAAATTTTGAATGTTGATAAATCGAAAAAgtatagttttgatatttcaaaATCAGACCAAGTAtttgatgtgttgcttaaagataaacagttAATCTTTCCAAAAAGTAGGACTTTGCTTTCGATAAAAGATTTAAAGGAGAAACCTTATTGAATGTTTCATCAAGCAACTAGCCATTCGACTAATAATTGTGTCTGTTTTAGGGACTTAATACAAGAAGCGAACATAGAAGGGAGGTTGAAATTCGatgatggaaagaaaaaaaaatgaaggtTGATTATGATCCCTTCGATGCCGGAGCTAGTTTTGCTGAACCATATTTTGGTGTTAATATGGTTGGTTTCTCTTATGACTTTGATACTGCTCTAGGAGACTTCGAGTCTAATGTTTGAGCAGTTTATCCTAAAGTTGGTGATGGGATGTTAGAATTTTTAATGCAACAAAAATTGAAAGGTCAGGACGTATCTCTATATCCTCGATGTAATGCAGTCTTTGATGCTGAGGCTGCGGCAATTTttgagaaggaaagaaagaagaaagagttAGCTCATAAAGAAGAGCAAGTTTGTCGGAGGCAACCAACTCAAAGGGTAGAGGGACAGAGTTCTGGTGTCCCTCGAAGAAATCTTTCTGCACCTTTGAGCCGTTCACAGGCTTTGGGTGTCCAATGGATACGAAATTGCCAAGAATTTCGTAATAATGATGCTTAGTACAGGCGTAACCCACAGTGGGAACATCGAGGCCCTCCTCGAGGTCGTTACCCTTATTTCCTAGGTCGAGCCAGAGGAAATCAAAGAGAAAGGGGTGGACGTTGAATACCGGTATCTCAAAGTGATCGAGCCAAGGGGGCAACTCCTTCTGTCCATTCTCGTGTAGTATTCCCAGCTGATGGGGAAACATATTCGAAAGAGATTTCATCTCCTGCCAAACTCGATAAGGGCAAGGCTGTGGTGATATCCTCAGAGGCTAATAAAGAGAAAGATGTTGATTTAAATGAGGAGTAttttgaagaaggtgatgatgagATAGTGAGCACcatttcaataatcccaactaaGTATCTGGGAGAATATGAAGGGAATCCATGTAAAGACTACGATATTGAAGAGGAGGAAGCTTTCTCATTCATTCAATACGAAGATGAACCAGGCTATTTCTAGAGGcctactgaaaaataaaagtcTCATCTTCGTCTATTGCATATCAAAACATCTATGAGTGGAATCAAAGTGATAAAGTTTTAATTGATGGGGGAGCGGCAATAAGTTTATTGCCAGAAAGAATGTTAATGAAGGTAGGAAAGCATCCTGATAATTTGATCCCAACCAACATTTTGGTGATTGACTATAGTGGAGTATCTACCCCTGCAAAGGGGTTAGTAACTATTGGTGTTCAAGTTGGATCCTCTGATCGAAATAGTGTCTTCATAGTTGTGTCATCGAAAGCCAGTTATAATCCATTATTGGGACGCAATTGGATCCATCGTGTTGGAGCTATACTATCGACTGTGCATCAAAGTGTCCTTTTGTGGACAAATGAAGGAAAAGCTGAAGTAATCAACGACGATTCGAGTTTGTATGTTGAACAACTGCATGTCGATTTCAAGGTGTATAATGATAAACTAAAGCCTTTAAATGTCGACAGAGTGCTCAACTCATACAATTGTGAAGGTTGTTTCTTGATTTCAGAGGGTCTGAATGTGAGGCTCTGTCATCCACAGCTTGATTTTTCTCCAACTGGTTGGGATTGTTAATGTGTGTAGGTGGTGATTCAAAGATATCTCTCCACGGCTGATGAACAAGATGTCTCGAATTATCTGGTAACTTTAAACAATTATATAAGTAGTTTTCATTCCGTTTAAAATAAAGGTGATTCTTCTGATAAAGTCGAATCATGTAAGAATTTAAATTTAGTTTTTTCAGTTAGTAGGACAGATTCGGTTCCTTCAATCGAATTTAGTCATGGTATAAGttcatattattttttgttcatgATAATGTTATCAATCAGGCCGCTATTGATATAGCCAGAGCCCATTGTATTGAGAATGATTCAATTGTTGATCTGATTGATAATAAAGTTTGTTTTGCTTCAAATGAGCCTATTGATTTATCCTTTGATTTCATTTATAATTTGGAGCCTTTGGATTTCGAAAAACATTTAGTAAAAGATGATAACATTGTAAAAGGTTTCGAGTCACAAGATCCTCTTGAAGAAATTAATTTAGGATTTGATGATGATATTCGACTTAATTACATTTGTAAGAATCTTGGTGAGTCATTTCGAACAAAGTTGTTAAGTCTTTTACTTGAATATAAAGATTgttttgcttgggattatcatgagataCCTGGTCTCGATCGTTCTGTTGTAGAATATCGATTAGCATTGAAACTATTTGCTCGACCAGTAAAGCAAACACCTCGACGTTGTGCTCATGAGATCAATCAGAAAATTAAGGAGGAAATTGAGCGATTGATTAAAGCAAAATTTATTCGAACTGCTCGTTTTGTTGAATGGGTATCGAATATTGTTCCAGTAATGAAAAAGAATGGAAAGCTGCGAGTTTGTATTGATTTTTGAGATTTAAACAACGCTACTCCGAAAGATGAATAATTTATGTCCATAGCAAATATGTTGATCGATTCTGCAGCAGGCAatgaaattttaagttttatggacGGTTATTCGAGATATAACTAAATCTTCATTGCTGAGGATGACATATCAAAAACTTTATTTCGATGTCCTGGGGCATTGGGAACATATGAGTGGGTAGTGATGCCATCTggtttgaaaaatgttagtgCAACATACCAACGCGCCATCAATACTATTTTCCATGAGTTTATTGGAAAATTTATGGAAGTTTATATTGACGATGTGATGGTTAAATCGGATTCGGTAGACCAACATCTTAATCATTTAGGGCAGGCATTTCATACGATGTGAAGAAAAGTATTGAAGATGAATCCTTTAAAATGCGCATTTGGTGTGTCTGCGAAAAATTTTCTAGGAttcatttttcataaaaaaagggATTGCTATTGATAAAAATAAAGCTAATGTAATCCTGGACTTGCCTCCTCCTAAATCGAAAAAGTAAGTGTATTATTTTCTTGGGAAAGTTAATTACCTTCGACGGTTTATATCGAATCTTTCTGGTCGAACTCGAATATTTGCATCTTTAGTTAAACTTAAAGATGAATCACAATATGAGTGGATAGAAGAACATCAAAAAGCGTTTGATTCGGTCAAAGCTTATTTGTCCAAAGCACCAGTGACGGCAACTGTTCGTCCTCATGAGCCTTTAAAGTTGTATATTGCAGCCTCTATGAATACTATGCATGTTGGCTCAGGATGATGAGGAAGGACATGAACGAGCCATTTACTATCTTAGTAGGGTGTTAACCGATATAGAGACAAGATATTCTCCTGTCGAAAAATTGTGTTTGTCTCTTTATTATGCTTGTACGAAGTTAAAATATTACATGGTTGCAAAAATTGTGAAAGTAATTGCACGGACTGATTTGATAAAATACATGTTGTCTTATCCCTTGTTAAGAGGTCGATTAGGAAAATGGATGTTGGCTTTAACAGAGTTCGATTTGCAATATGTGTCAGCCAAGGCTGTGAAAGGTCAGGTCATTGTAGATTTTCTAGTTGATCGATCGAACAATCTTAATGACCAGAGGATAAATATAGTCGATGTGGTGTCTGGTTGTTGAAAATTGTATTTTGATGGTTCGAAACACATGGATGGTGCTAGAGTTGGAATCTTGATCATTTCTCCGGAAGGTGCCCCGTCAGAATTtctttttgaattaaaatatcatTGTTCGAATAATGTAGCTGAGTATGAGTCCTTGCTATTGGGGTTAGAAATTTTGATTGGTAAAGAGGCATTGGATGTTCAAATTCTTGGGGATTCCCACTTGGTTTTAAAATAGTTATCTAAAGATTTTAAGTGCAATAATGAGAATTTGCAAAAGTATTTATCAATAGCATACGAGTTGTTAGTATCTTTTCGAAAAGTATCTTTAGTTCACATTCCAATAATTCGAAATGAAATTGCCAATGAGTTGGCACAAATTTCATCGAGATATAAAATACTCCCTGAGACGACGAAAAAATTGGCAAAAGTTCTTCAAATTCTGATACCCATCGAAGAAAGAGAGGCCCTGATTTTGGACGAATGGGATGATGATGATTGGAGAAAGCCAATTACTGAATACTTGAAAAATCCCAATATTAGGGTGGATcgaaaaattaaattgaaagcaatgaattTTGTGTTGATGACTGATGAATTGTATAAGAAAGGTATTGATGGTAGTTGTTCCAGGTGTTTAAGTCAATCGGATAAAGATATTACCCTAGGAGAAGTTCATAAAGGTATATGTGGTGCCCATCAAGCTGGAGTGAAAATGAAATGGGTACTTTGACGAGATTGTATTGGCCTTCTATGATCAAAGACTGTATTGATTATGCGAAAGTATGTCAAGAGTGCCAACGACATGGAATAATACAACAGATTCCAGCCTCCGAATTACACTCAATTATTAAGTCATGGCCTTTTTTAGGATGGGCTTTGGACCTCATTGGAATAATACACCTACcttctttgaaaaatcataaatttaTTCTAGTGGCAATTGATTATTTTACAAAGTGGGTTGAAGCTGTTCCTTTAACAGAAGCAGGTCAAAATGAAATTATTGATTTCATAGAAGAGTACATAATTCATCAATTTGAAATTTCCCAAACTTTGAGTATTGATCAGGGGACTATGTTTATTGGTCAACGCATTAAAAATTTTGCGGCCTCGAGAAATATTACTATGGTAACTTCAACTCCATACTATGCACAAGCGAATGGTCAAGTTGAAGCAGCGAATAAAATATTGATCAATTTGATTAAGAAGCAAATCGGTCGTAAACCTCGAACTTGGCATGAAACTTTAAGCCAAGTATTGTGGGCTTATCGAAATTCACCTAGAGGGTTGACGAATACGTCTCCTTATAAATTGGTGTATGGCCATGATGCAGTGTTGCCATTTGAAATTAATCTTAATACTTTAAGAGTAATGAGGCAAGATGATTTGCCAATTGAAGATTATTAGAATGCAATGTATGATGATTTGAATTATTTAAATCTGGAACATATTTTGACACTTGAGAATATGATTTGTCAGAAGAATAATATTGCTCGAAGTTATAATCGTCGAGTAAAAGAGAAGTGCTTTAGTGTGGGAGAGTtggttttaaaagttattttaccaaTGGAAAAGAAATCGAAATTTTTTATAAATGGTCCCATAATTGGGAAGGACCTTTTCAGGTAATCGATTTGTATTCTGAGAACGCATATTGTATTAAAGATATTGATTTGGGCCATATAGTAAAATAGATAAATGGAAAATACTTAAAGCAGTATCGATGTATAGAAAGTAGTGTTTAAAGAAAAGTACAGATGAAATAAAAATTCAGTTTGAACAATATATCAAATTTTGGGCAAGTGAGGAGCTAATAGCTCCTCGAGTTCCATTCGAAGTTGAGCTCTTTCACTATTGATGGCAGAATAGGTTTCGACTTCATCATGCTATTCATTTTGTGCCCTATCATATCTTCTCCTGGTCTCTTCTTGTTTAGTTTCTACTTTGCAAAGCTCTTTGAAGATATCTTGTTTCTTTTGTTGTGCTGCAGCATAAGGCCCTGCTAATTCAGCTTCTTTCTCTTGAATTCTGGCAAGTTCTCTTTTGAGTTCTTCTTTTTGCTTGTCAAAATAGACTTGAGTACTAGCATCTTGGGCAATTCTTTGATCAAATTCTTTATATGACTTCTAGATTGACTGGTAGACTATGCCCACTTCTTTTGATTCTGTTTCGATCTTGGCTGTTATTTCTTTGGCTTCCTTTATTTTGTCTTGAGCGATGACAAAATTGTTTGAAACCCTGGTAAATCTTCTTACTATGGAGGAAAATTCAAGTGAAACCTGAAATTCAAGAGAAGAACTCAAGATGTTAGATAAAAGGCTGTTCAAATCATGTTGTGCAACCCATTCATCAGCAGTGTGGGTTAACAGCCTAAGAAAAGAAGTTAATTGCTCGAGTGTGTTGGAATTGAGATTTTTTGGAATATTTGATGTTGGTAAATCTTCAGTAATTGGACTCGAGGCAGGAATTTCTTCTTCTTGAGTGATTTTGGTCAAGACAACTACTAGATTAGCCAAATCAACATCTTGAACTTCGGGGGCAATGTCGGGAGTCTCTTTCGAAAGGTCAAGTCCTTGAGAAGAAGATGATTCAGTTGGTTTTATTGGACTTGGTGTTTTTTGTGGAAAAGGTATGGTCTCTCAAAAAAGTGAATCGAGAGTTTGTGGAattggagaattgataattgaagtGGTGTTAGTAGGAGAAGAAAGATTATAAATATTTACAGACTGAGGGCTTGAAGGTTTTTCCTGAGTTAGATCCACTAGGTTTTGTTCTTCAATATTTATTTAAAGAATAATCTGGATAGGATCGGCCGAAATGACTGTTTGATTAGAGGAATGAGATTCTTGGAGTTCTGGCCCGTGTTGGTCTCTTTGTTATTCTAGTCCGATTTGTGCAGTCGGTGAGGAAGGAATGGATTGAGCAGTCTTCTTAGCCTTTGTCATGATGGAAATGTTTGTAAGTGAAATGATTCAAAATCCATAAGAAAGTTTAAATTAGAAAATAGTTATACCAAGGCATATTTTCTTTGTTGAAGATGTGGGAATGAAGAGGTCTCTGATGAATCATCTGAGTCTGAATCCTCGGAAGATGAAGAAAACATATTTGAACGAGATGTTTTTTGACTTTCATCAGAAGAACTTTCACTTGATGATTGCTTCTGAATTAGAAGTTGCACAATAGATATAAGGTGTATTA includes:
- the LOC107607721 gene encoding uncharacterized protein LOC107607721, whose translation is MNFVLMTDELYKKGIDGSCSRCLSQSDKDITLGEVHKGICGAHQAGVKMKWWVEAVPLTEAGQNEIIDFIEEYIIHQFEISQTLSIDQGTMFIGQRIKNFAASRNITMVTSTPYYAQANGQVEAANKILINLIKKQIGRKPRTWHETLSQVLWAYRNSPRGLTNTSPYKLVYGHDAVLPFEINLNTLRVMRQDDLPIEDY